The nucleotide window TTTTTTTAACCCTTAACCCTTAACGTTGATGACGTTCCAAAGCTAACTCAATTAAGCGATCGACTAATTGAGGAAAAGAGATGCCGGTTGCCGCCCAAAGTTGGGGATACATACTAAAAGCAGTAAACCCAGGTAAAGTGTTAATTTCATTGATCAATATTTCCCCCGTTTTCTCCACATAAAAGAAGTCCACTCGCGCTAACCCTGCCGCATCTACCGCAGCAAAGGCAGCTAAAGACATTTCTTGAATTTGAGTCATGATAGAATCAGGGACAGAAGCAGGAATTAACAATTGGGCGCGTCCATCAGTATATTTAGTTTCATAGTCATAAAAATCACTATTAAAGGTAATTTCTCCCACCACTGACGCTTTAGGATTATCATTACCTAAAACCGCACATTCTACCTCTCTAGCGATTACTCCAGCTTCGACAATGATCCGTCTATCATAACTGGCGGCTTGATCGAGGGCTTTTTCTAACTCCGAACGCGATCGCACTTTAGCAATACCAACGGATGAACCCAAATTAGCCGGCTTGACAAAACAGGGATAATTGAGAGTTTCTTCAATTTCGTCACACAGTTTCGGAAAAATACAAGGATTAGACCAAATTTGACCGCGAGAAAGGGTCATATACTTAACTTGAGGTAAACCGGCCTTAGCAAAAACCGTCTTCATGGTAATTTTATCCATTCCCACCGCCGATCCTAAAACGCCGCTCCCCACATAGGGAACTTGCATTAAAGTTAGTAACCCTTGTAACGTTCCGTCTTCTCCATTGGGGCCATGCAAAATGGGAAACCACACATCAACCTGATTTACTTGCGGGGGAAATTGCCAAAGTTGAGGAGACTTATCTGTTGGTGTAGAGAGGGGTTGTGCGGACTCTAAAACTTGTTGTGCCACATCTGGAGCTTGCCAACAGCCATCTTTTCTGATATATACGGGTAAAATATCATATTTTGTGGCATTTTCTGAAGCAGACAATGCTGTTGCAATGGCTTTTGCTGAATTAATAGAAACTTCATGTTCCCCCGATCGTCCGCCAAATAGTAATCCAACCCTCAATTTGGTCATTGCTCTACCCCTAGAAACAAGTGTTATGTTGGATAGACTACCATAACGCCTCTATGTTCCCTTTAATGAGGGATGGGGGAGGGTGGGGAGAGGGGGGAGGGTGGGGAGTGTGGGGAGGGTGGGGAGTTGTAGGATGCGTTCCCCAACGCATCACCTATCTATAGCTTCAGATAGGGAAATCTTGTATATTTAGCAATCTTTGATGCAATTAACTTAAAGAAGTTGAAAGGATTTTAACTGGTTCTCCTGTTAAACTAAAAGCCCTCACGTCAGTAATTTTTACCTCTACTAACTGTCCTTTTAATTGATTAATATCACCTGTGAAGAACGTTAAGCGGTTTCCTCTGGTTCTTCCCATCACTTGAGTGAGATCTTTCGGGTTAACATCTTCGACTAATACCTCTTCTATCCGTCCTAAATAACGTTGCGATCGTTCTGCGGCTTTAATCGCCACTAAATGATTGAGACGTTGTAAGCGATCGCTTTTTACCTCTTCACTTAGTTGATTATCCCATAAAGCGGCAGGAGTTCCCGGACGGGGGGAATAAGCGGCGGTATTCAGTTGATCAAAGCCGATATCTTCGACTAATTTTAGGGTATTTTCAAATTGTGCCTCAGTTTCCCCAGGAAAACCTACAATCGCATCGGCACTAATGGAAGCATCCGGCATATACTCCCGAATTTTATCAATAATTTGACGGTATCTTTCGTGAGTGTAGCCCCGTTTCATCGCTTTGAGAAGGTCATTATCTCCCGATTGGAAAGGAATATGAAAATGTTCGCAAACCTTGGGTAACTCTTTACAGGCGACGATTAACCGTTCTGTAAAGTAACGGGGATGACTGGTAGCAAAGCGAATTCGTTCTATCCCAGGAACATCATTAACATAATAAAGTAAATCTGTCAAGGTATGTTGATGTCTTCCGCTTTCGGTGACTCCGGGTAAATCTCGGCCATAAGCGTCAATATTTTGTCCCAGGAGGGTAATTTCCTTATATCCCTGTTGGCCTAATTCTACCATTTCAGCCCGAATTGCTTGGGGGGTGCGAGATTGTTCGACCCCTCGAACATTAGGAACAACACAATAAGTACAGCGTTCATTACAGCCATAAATCACATTCACCCAAGCGGTAACGGTACTTTCCCGGCGAGGTTTGGTGATATCTTCGACAATGTGAATGGGTTCAGTAGCAACAACTTGATTACCCGCTAAAACCTCTTGTAACAAATCTTGTAGGCGGTTGGCGTGTTGCGGCCCCATCACTAAATCTAATTCGGGGACTCGTCGCAGTAACTTTTCTCCTTCTTGTTGAGCCACACAACCAGCGACAATTAAAGTAAGGTCGGGTTTTTCGTGTTTCCGTTTCGCTTGACGACCGAGATAAGAATAAACCTTTTGTTCTGCATTATCCCGAATGGTACAAGTATTGTAGAGAACTAAATCCGCCTCATTAGGATCATCTGACCACTGATAGCCTATGTCTTCTAGTATGCCAGCCATCCGTTCCGAGTCAGCTTTATTCATCTGACAGCCAAAGGTGGTGATATGATAACGGCGTTCTGAAGTAGTCATGAGTGCTGTTAGGGTCAGTTAAATTTTAATACAGTCCGATCTATTATTATAATTTTTTTAGATTTTTTTGACAGAGTTTCCCGGAAACCGGTTTTTTTGTTTCAAGTTGTAACAATCTATTTCCTACAAGGTTAATTATGTCGCAAAGTATAGTTTAAATCATTAAGCTCTGTAGGAGTCATTCGATCATGGCTGTATCTGATACACAAGTTCTAGTTGCTCTTGTTATTGCACTTCTTCCCGGTATCCTAGCTTTTCGTTTAGCTACGGAACTGTATAAATAGATCCTCGTCTATCTTGACGATGTAATCTGTAATCTCTTGTCTGGGGGAGACTTTCTCAAAGTTCACTCTCTCTGGACAGGAGATTTTCAATAATGGATAATTGATAATGGATAATTGATAATAATTTTTCGGGGCTAAAGATTTGTAGGTTGGGTTGAGGGACGAAACCCAACACCCGTTATTTTGTTCTAACCTTTTG belongs to Gloeothece citriformis PCC 7424 and includes:
- a CDS encoding D-alanine--D-alanine ligase family protein; translated protein: MTKLRVGLLFGGRSGEHEVSINSAKAIATALSASENATKYDILPVYIRKDGCWQAPDVAQQVLESAQPLSTPTDKSPQLWQFPPQVNQVDVWFPILHGPNGEDGTLQGLLTLMQVPYVGSGVLGSAVGMDKITMKTVFAKAGLPQVKYMTLSRGQIWSNPCIFPKLCDEIEETLNYPCFVKPANLGSSVGIAKVRSRSELEKALDQAASYDRRIIVEAGVIAREVECAVLGNDNPKASVVGEITFNSDFYDYETKYTDGRAQLLIPASVPDSIMTQIQEMSLAAFAAVDAAGLARVDFFYVEKTGEILINEINTLPGFTAFSMYPQLWAATGISFPQLVDRLIELALERHQR
- the miaB gene encoding tRNA (N6-isopentenyl adenosine(37)-C2)-methylthiotransferase MiaB, translating into MTTSERRYHITTFGCQMNKADSERMAGILEDIGYQWSDDPNEADLVLYNTCTIRDNAEQKVYSYLGRQAKRKHEKPDLTLIVAGCVAQQEGEKLLRRVPELDLVMGPQHANRLQDLLQEVLAGNQVVATEPIHIVEDITKPRRESTVTAWVNVIYGCNERCTYCVVPNVRGVEQSRTPQAIRAEMVELGQQGYKEITLLGQNIDAYGRDLPGVTESGRHQHTLTDLLYYVNDVPGIERIRFATSHPRYFTERLIVACKELPKVCEHFHIPFQSGDNDLLKAMKRGYTHERYRQIIDKIREYMPDASISADAIVGFPGETEAQFENTLKLVEDIGFDQLNTAAYSPRPGTPAALWDNQLSEEVKSDRLQRLNHLVAIKAAERSQRYLGRIEEVLVEDVNPKDLTQVMGRTRGNRLTFFTGDINQLKGQLVEVKITDVRAFSLTGEPVKILSTSLS
- the psaM gene encoding photosystem I reaction center subunit XII; amino-acid sequence: MAVSDTQVLVALVIALLPGILAFRLATELYK